One stretch of Nocardia fluminea DNA includes these proteins:
- a CDS encoding bestrophin-like domain produces the protein MLWEALLWVIVAAGLAGTAAFMLRRRGKGRDGEATNESVGQVFTLVGGLQVVLASFLLIGVLDTNAGAAKAASDEADRLLALQWAGDALSEPARSTVTRAVHAYTGQVIEVEWPAMSSGASVDDRAWNQLAGVRTSIAASPAADEWQRSRQIAAADRLWEVYEARQARIEAAGSALSPMMWLALALGAILSVGLSLLFSGTSARIHVVVVASFAAVVTFMIFTIFELQNPYGRAAAVAPTAFDAVLVQLR, from the coding sequence ATGCTGTGGGAAGCACTGCTGTGGGTGATCGTCGCCGCGGGACTGGCCGGGACCGCCGCGTTCATGCTGCGCAGGCGCGGCAAGGGTCGCGACGGCGAGGCCACCAACGAGTCGGTGGGGCAGGTGTTCACGCTCGTCGGCGGCCTGCAAGTGGTACTCGCGTCGTTCCTGCTCATCGGCGTGCTCGACACCAACGCGGGTGCGGCGAAGGCGGCATCGGACGAAGCGGACCGGCTGCTCGCCCTGCAGTGGGCGGGCGACGCGTTGTCGGAACCGGCCCGCAGCACCGTCACGAGGGCTGTTCATGCCTATACCGGGCAGGTGATCGAAGTCGAGTGGCCCGCCATGAGCTCGGGTGCGAGTGTCGACGACCGGGCATGGAACCAGTTGGCGGGGGTGCGCACCAGCATCGCGGCCAGCCCCGCCGCCGACGAATGGCAACGTTCGCGCCAGATCGCCGCGGCCGATCGGCTGTGGGAGGTCTACGAGGCCAGGCAAGCCAGGATCGAGGCCGCGGGCAGCGCGTTGTCGCCGATGATGTGGCTGGCGCTGGCGCTCGGCGCGATCCTGTCGGTGGGTTTGTCACTGCTGTTCTCGGGCACCAGCGCGCGCATTCACGTCGTCGTGGTGGCCAGTTTCGCGGCGGTGGTGACGTTCATGATCTTCACCATCTTCGAGCTACAGAACCCCTATGGCCGGGCGGCTGCTGTCGCCCCGACGGCCTTCGATGCCGTGCTGGTGCAACTGAGGTGA